In the Bacteroidota bacterium genome, AGCCATCATAGGTGTAAGAAACTATCGTTGCATTGTGTTGCTCAACCCTTTTGTAAAATGAGAATTTCCATGCCTGACACAAACGGGTTTTTCTGGAATAAAATGAGAACCATGGATCCTCTTCACCTTTTTTGCAGGAATTAAGCAGCGGAGCTACGATGGCAACGACCAGAGCGATAATGAGGAGTTTTTTTACTGACTTCATAGGGAAATTAATTTGATGCAATTTAGCAAATTTTTCACAAATATATATAATCAATGAAAATAACGAAAAAAAGTTTCGCATTTTTCAATATCATCTTCACGTTGAAACCGGATAATGCATATCCGTTATTTTTTCTGCTTCCCGTTCTTATCGATGAACTCTTTCAATTCCTTATCATTTTCTGGAAGCACCTGCACTCCAATAGGGTAAAGCGTATTGGAAAGCGGATGCACTACCGCCATATTAAGCAATTCAAATTTCTTATTGACGGGGTTTGTTTTTTTAATGCCGCTTACTACAGCTTTCTGCCAACTTGTTTTAAATGTCTTCGCATCGGCAATAGGCATGCTGAGTTCATACTTCATACTGTCGATAGTAACCATGTATAATTGCTTATCGGCATCGTACTTGCTGAGAGCATCCAAACGGATCGTTATATATGAAAACACCGGCTTGTGCTGTTCGTCAAAAATTACTTTGTTCTGAATGGTCATTAACTCGGCTTCTTTTACGCACTCGCGTCTTGCATCTGCTTTCTTTTTATCATAATCTGCCAGGCGCTGAATATATTGCTCGGTAGTTTCAAACTCATCTTTGGGGACTATCATGCTGCTGTAGTCGGCCATTTTATCAATAATGCACTGCACATATTTGAGGTCGGTTACATCCCATATCCTGATGCTCATATCCTCCGATGCGCTTGCCATCCGTTCGCCATTAGGGCTAAATTCGAGTTTTGTGAGCGCTTTCGTATGACCTTCATAAGTTTTTATTGTCTTTTCGGTCTGTAATTCCATCACGCGGATTTTTCCGTCGAGGCATCCGCCGGCAATGTATTTACCATCGGGTGTTAAAGCGGCACACGTTATGCCCATTGCCATGTTCATGTTGGCGATGAATTCTCCCGTATTGCCATCGCATACCCGAACCATACCATCGTCGGAAGCGCTTACAATAGTATTTCCGTCAGGACCAAACGAAACAGAATTTACATTTGTGAGATGTCCTTTCAACACCTTGATGCATTTCCCAGTAGCAACATCCCAAAGGCGGACAGTTCTGTCCCAGCTCGCGCTAACCAGCCTTTTTCCGTCGGGGCTGAAACAAATTTCATTGACCGCATTCTGGTGTCCGGTAAAACTGCGAACAAAGTTTTTCTCTGCATCAAACAGTCTGATTGTGTCGAAGGCGGCGACAGCCAGCAATTTGTAATCGGGGCTGTACGCTATTGCGGTAACTTTTTCAGTAACAGCATTATGAATAACAGCCGTTTCGCTGCCGGTGGCAACATCCCACAATTTTATGTTTGGCTCCCAGCTGCCGCTGGTGAGCGTATTATTGTCGGCACTGAATGCAAGAGCAGTAACCATGCTTTTATGCGCTTCAAAACTCCGAAGCATTTGCCCGTTTGAAACATCCCATGTTTTGATGTACCTGTCCCAACTGCCACTGGCAAGTATTTTACTGTTAGGACTGAAGGTAAGTGATGATACCAGGCTTGTATCACCTTTAAGAATGTGAAGGCAGTCCTGCGCCCGGGAAGTTCCGGCAAAAACTGCACAAATAATAAAAATAAGGGCAGGTAAAAATCTTCTCATATCGTGGATTTTATAAAATTATTTTTAATACGGTTGTTACTTTCCTTCTGCGGTTTCAACTATTTTAACACCGGCCGGAATTTTAAATTTCTCGGCAGCAATAGCTGCATTTTCATCTATTCTGGTGACCTCCATGCTGACACTTATTCCTCCAATAGAAGCCTCTGTTTTAAGTGGAATACCTTTCCAGATAAAATAAGTACCGGTCATTTTTGAATCAGCCACTTCCATTGTAAACTTTTCACATGTGCGACCGGCCACTTCACCTGTCCCGGCTTTTTTAATATTGAATTTTTTGATTACCTCATCCGTAAGCTGCTGGAAATTCACATTGTCAGGACCGCTTTTCTCCAGCTTCGTTTTTGTCCCTGTTTTTGTTTTCATATCAATAGTGTACATGTAATCACCATCCTGTAAAGCGATGGTTTGCGATTTCATGCCCATTACTTCTACAGTAATTTCGGTCATCTGCTTTGCGCCATAATCATCAAAATACATGACCAAATCCTGCTCCATTCCCATGGTTTTTGATTTCATGAAAATTATGGCCGATTTAAGACCGTATCTGCCTTTTACCTCAGAATTATTTTTTGCAATGCCTGTGGAATCAGCATCTTTAGAATCTTTTGTTTTATCAGCTCCACCGGAGCAACCCGACAATATTAAGCCGGCAAAAAGAATCATAAAAAAAATATTTTTCATAGGGTATACGGTTTAGATGATTGGCCGATTATAAAATTTCGATTCAAATATAGGGATATTCTATAATAACTCTATTGACTTTTCCACCTTCTTTATTAATTCCGGAAAAAAACATTCAAATTCATTTTTAAAAAGCGGATAATGTTCTTCCAGATCGTCAACACAATGTTCCATTCCCGAATAAAACGCGGTTCGTTTAGACAGTCCGGTAAAAAACCGTCTGAGATTGGAAGTATCCGAATAGGCTACCAGCCAGTTGAAAGCTATCATATATGGCAACATACGTTTTAACCGCGGCGGTAGTATGGCGAAATTTTTAATCAACAATTCATAAGTGGTTGCTGCGAATTCTTCAAGCGGACGATTGGAATATACAGGCCATGATTTCGCGAGAAAATGATCATAATACATATCCACAATCACTC is a window encoding:
- a CDS encoding acyl carrier protein phosphodiesterase, whose amino-acid sequence is MNYLAHAFLSGKNKNILIGNFLADAAKGHTAHYDEEIRKGIKLHRIIDHFTDGHPVVTLSKQRLHPKYHKYAGVIVDMYYDHFLAKSWPVYSNRPLEEFAATTYELLIKNFAILPPRLKRMLPYMIAFNWLVAYSDTSNLRRFFTGLSKRTAFYSGMEHCVDDLEEHYPLFKNEFECFFPELIKKVEKSIELL
- a CDS encoding WD40 repeat domain-containing protein, which produces MRRFLPALIFIICAVFAGTSRAQDCLHILKGDTSLVSSLTFSPNSKILASGSWDRYIKTWDVSNGQMLRSFEAHKSMVTALAFSADNNTLTSGSWEPNIKLWDVATGSETAVIHNAVTEKVTAIAYSPDYKLLAVAAFDTIRLFDAEKNFVRSFTGHQNAVNEICFSPDGKRLVSASWDRTVRLWDVATGKCIKVLKGHLTNVNSVSFGPDGNTIVSASDDGMVRVCDGNTGEFIANMNMAMGITCAALTPDGKYIAGGCLDGKIRVMELQTEKTIKTYEGHTKALTKLEFSPNGERMASASEDMSIRIWDVTDLKYVQCIIDKMADYSSMIVPKDEFETTEQYIQRLADYDKKKADARRECVKEAELMTIQNKVIFDEQHKPVFSYITIRLDALSKYDADKQLYMVTIDSMKYELSMPIADAKTFKTSWQKAVVSGIKKTNPVNKKFELLNMAVVHPLSNTLYPIGVQVLPENDKELKEFIDKNGKQKK